In the Acropora muricata isolate sample 2 chromosome 1, ASM3666990v1, whole genome shotgun sequence genome, one interval contains:
- the LOC136892903 gene encoding AMMECR1-like protein, with translation MPFYCCQSLLVADREAEDMNYYRNTSKDVNHRTNCRHRIVTKEMAFYCFDILASHLYRLQEPPWPNFPNDEFPLFVTWKIGHDRRLRGCIGTFTAMRLHKGLKEYTLSSALRDSRFSPVTKEELALLYCSVSVLTNFEENVDCLDWEIGVHGIRIEFYNEKGAHRTATYLPEVAKEQGWNQIQTIDSLLRKGGYKGTITAEVRGSVKVTRYQSEKVTVDYNEYLASKRTS, from the exons ATGCCGTTCTACTGTTGTCAGAGCTTGCTTGTGGCGGATCGGGAAGCCGAAGATATGAACTACTATCGAAATACTAGCAAAGACGTGAACCATCGAACAAACTGCCGGCATCGTATAGTTACTAAAGAAATGGCGTTTTACTGTTTTGACATCCTAGCGAGCCATTTATATCGGCTTCAAGAACCTCCTTGGCCAAACTTTCCTAATGATGAATT TCCTTTATTTGTAACATGGAAGATTGGCCATGATCGGAGGCTTCGAGGTTGTATAGGAACATTTACTGCAATGAGATTACATAAAGGCCTTAAGGAATATACCTTGTCAAG TGCACTAAGGGACAGCCGATTTTCTCCTGTAACCAAAGAAGAATTAGCTTTGCTGTATTGTTCAGTTTCTGTGCTGACCAACTTTGAAGAAAATGTGGACTGTTTAGACTGGGAA ATTGGTGTCCACGGCATCAGGATAGAATTTTATAACGAAAAGGGTGCTCACCGCACAGCAACATACCTTCCTGAAGTGGCCAAGGAGCAAG GTTGGAATCAAATACAAACAATCGACTCCTTGCTTAGGAAGGGAGGTTACAAAGGTACCATTACTGCAGAGGTGCGTGGTTCTGTTAAAGTAACAAGATACCAGAGTGAGAAGGTGACAGTAGACTACAATGAGTATCTTGCATCCAAGCGCACCTCGTGA
- the LOC136929454 gene encoding uncharacterized protein has translation MELLYFIPRFLVVTAFFYVMAQSAGDWSYRKPEDPSTWKTHFEHCAGKKQSPINILPKETVFHAELKDLAVDFERNVSAELQNNGHTVQATFKTGKSNISGGYLPSQFRAVQMHFHWGSVDSRGSEHQISGRKYPMEIHIVHFNVEKYPNISAALKKPDGLAVLGILVEIGDKENPVIKPIVDAFNKTQYNGEKAFIEFLEPLKFLPEDIQQYYTYKGSLTTPGCYESVQWFVFNDSFKISPSQLERFRQLSEGSKQHTKSFHLVDNFRPVQPLNGRDVTRSFQRPSSPCSKVSDTLMECSVLIGNKVVFYAAEVNMCTLPATVTLQVSQPDIGYKFNKMIYSDIHSTVQIGNLDYGFTLELHSHVQETRPSTLHITINHANPLSSGIQKEVISADFEEKACQLGSCQKTKCNKLWCSGKAFGFTKQDLLYIGFSSTFKDLSTSSPSVHVNFYRNESLKWHLAESATFVNNAERKVHLLGNLVHASSSAKHKRGTLQSSQWEYVTFKAKITKTTNKVLYQLLMIPANGLYYRIFKDEITLDCVKPEPAHLSSTGKIAIAVSVVSMILILAGITMALLYCRRKQYATNDPELVNNMEDYDDNVL, from the exons ATGGAACTTCTTTATTTCATCCCAAGGTTTCTTGTCGTGACTGCTTTTTTCTACGTCATGGCGCAAAGCGCGGGTGACTGGAGTTATCGTAAGCCTGAAGATCCAAGCACATGGAAAACACATTTTGAACATTGCGCTGGAAAGAAACAGTCACCAATAAACATTTTACCTAAAGAGACAGTTTTCCATGCAGAACTCAAGGATCTTGCTGTGGATTTTGAGCGTAACGTCTCAGCTGAACTACAAAATAACGGACACACTGTTCAAGCTACCTTCAAAACCGGGAAGTCCAATATTTCAGGGGGTTACCTGCCATCCCAGTTTCGTGCTGTCCAAATGCACTTTCATTGGGGAAGTGTGGATTCACGCGGATCAGAGCATCAAATCTCTGGACGAAAATATCCTATGGAAATACACATAGTGCATTTTAATGTTGAGAAGTACCCAAACATCTCCGCTGCTTTGAAGAAACCGGATGGTTTGGCGGTGTTGGGGATATTAGTGGAGATCGGGGATAAGGAAAACCCAGTTATTAAACCCATCGTGGACGCTTTTAACAAGACTCAATACAACGGGGAGAAAGCTTTCATAGAATTTCTGGAACCGTTGAAATTTCTTCCTGAAGATATTCAGCAATATTATACGTACAAAGGTTCGCTTACCACCCCTGGATGTTACGAAAGCGTGCAGTGGTTCGTTTTTAATGACAGTTTCAAAATCTCTCCTTCTCAACTGGAGAGATTTCGCCAACTTTCAGAAGGATCAAAACAACATACCAAAAGTTTTCATTTGGTGGACAATTTTCGACCTGTCCAGCCTTTGAATGGGAGAGATGTCACTCGAAGTTTCC aacgTCCATCCTCTCCTTGCTCCAAGGTATCGGATACCTTGATGGAATGTTCGGTTCTTATTGGTAATAAAGTTGTCTTCTATGCAGCAGAGGTGAACATGTGTACTTTGCCAGCAACAGTAACATTACAGGTCTCTCAACCTGACATTGGttacaaatttaacaagatgATATACTCAGATATACATTCTACAGTACAAATAG GAAATCTTGATTATGGATTCACGTTGGAATTGCACTCTCATGTGCAGGAGACTCGCCCATCAACTTTACATATTACA ATTAATCATGCTAACCCACTCTCATCTGGTATACAAAAGGAAGTAATTTCAGCTGATTTTGAGGAGAAAGCATGTCAACTTG GCAGTTGTCAAAAAACAAAGTGTAACAAACTATGGTGTTCTGGAAAAGCTTTTGGTTTTACAAAGCAAGATCTACTGTATATTGGATTCTCCTCTACATTCAAAGATCTCTCCACATCCAGTCCTTCAGTTCATGTCAATTTCTACCGCAATGAATCTCTGAAATGGCATTTGGCTGAATCTGCAACTTTTGTGAACAATGCAGAGAGGAAGGTGCATCTATTGGGAAACCTTGTGCATGCTAGTTCATCGGCAAAGCATAAGAGAGGAACCCTCCAATCATCTCAATGGGAATATGTTACATTTAAGGCTAAGATTACTAAAACCACAAACAAGGTTTTGTACCAG CTTCTCATGATTCCAGCCAATGGGCTTTATTACAGAATCTTTAAAGATGAGATAACACTGGATTGTGTAAAACCTGAGCCAG cACATTTGAGCAGTACAGGGAAGATTGCAATTGCAGTGTCCGTGGTTTCAATGATTTTAATATTGGCGGGCATCACCATGGCATTACTCTACTGCCGAAGAAAACAGTACGCAACAAACGATCCAGAACTTGTCAACAACATGGAGGATTATGATGATAATGTCTTGTGA
- the LOC136903185 gene encoding methylosome subunit pICln-like, with the protein MVVMTSFPPPTEGLQHIQEKTEAFVQDKSYGVGTLYIATDRLSWCDSSGQGFSLEYPAISLHAICRDTSQFPHECLYCMLEMPVDDNETDEASDDSTDKVGEIRFVPEDKSILDTMFRALSDCQILHPDPQEEDEEGDEDFFSDADEGELTEEGQATLDRLENMIQMPSQEDFVQMMSANGGSFLNGHHGDGQDETCGENEEQFEDADK; encoded by the exons ATGGTTGTGATGACATCGTTTCCTCCTCCCACCGAGGGACTGCAGCACATCCAAGAAAAGACCGAGGCCTTTGTGCAAGATAAATCATACGGAGTGGGAACTTTGTACATAGCCACAGA CCGATTGTCATGGTGTGATTCATCTGGACAAGGCTTCTCACTTGAATATCCTGCAATATCTTTGCATGCAATTTGCAGAGATACTTCACAGTTCCCTCACGAGTGCCTTTACTGTATGTTAGAAATGCCAGTAGATG ATAATGAGACTGATGAAGCCAGCGATGACAGTACTGACAAAGTTGGAGAAATCAGATTTGTTCCCGAAGACAAGTCTATTT tggATACCATGTTCAGAGCCCTCTCAGACTGCCAAATTCTTCACCCAGATCCACAGGAAGAAGATGAAG AGGGAGATGAAGACTTTTTCAGTGATGCAGATGAAGGAGAACTGACTGAGGAAGGGCAA GCAACTCTCGATCGATTGGAAAACATGATACAAATGCCAAGCCAGGAAGACTTTGTTCAAATGATGTCAGCGAACGGTGGAAGCTTCCTCAATGGCCACCATGGAGATGGGCAAG ATGAAACATGTGGAGAGAACGAAGAACAGTTTGAAGATGCTGACAAATAA